A single Trichocoleus sp. FACHB-46 DNA region contains:
- the ntrB gene encoding nitrate ABC transporter permease — protein sequence MTARSSSNAINSFPANLLPQLRKQAINVIPPVVAILIFLVIWQILCSGPKAPLPAPTTVVTETWDLIIDPFFDNGDTDKGLALQIFASLKRVAIGYSLAAIVGVGLGILIGTNKLMFRALDPLFQVLRTVPPLAWLPISLAAFRQANPSAIFVIFITAIWPILINTAVGVKQIPQDYNNVAKVLRLSKQKYFFKILFPATVPYIFTGLKIGIGLSWLAIVAAEMLTGGVGIGFFIWDAWNSSRISEIILALVYVGVVGLLLDKLVNYVASLVVTEEQK from the coding sequence ATGACAGCTAGATCGAGTAGTAACGCCATTAATTCTTTCCCTGCCAACTTGCTGCCTCAGCTACGGAAGCAGGCAATCAATGTGATTCCTCCTGTAGTCGCAATCCTCATCTTTTTGGTGATTTGGCAAATTCTCTGCTCAGGCCCCAAAGCTCCTCTGCCAGCACCTACCACAGTCGTCACCGAAACTTGGGATTTGATTATTGATCCTTTTTTCGATAACGGTGACACTGACAAAGGCCTAGCTCTGCAAATCTTTGCCAGCCTGAAGCGAGTCGCGATCGGGTACTCTCTGGCTGCCATTGTGGGAGTTGGCTTAGGAATCTTGATTGGCACGAACAAGTTAATGTTTCGGGCTTTAGATCCCCTGTTTCAGGTTTTGCGAACTGTTCCGCCTCTGGCTTGGTTGCCGATCTCCTTGGCTGCGTTTCGCCAAGCCAACCCCTCCGCAATTTTCGTTATTTTCATTACCGCCATCTGGCCGATCTTGATTAACACAGCCGTTGGCGTGAAGCAAATTCCCCAAGACTACAACAACGTCGCTAAAGTCCTGCGGCTTTCCAAGCAAAAGTACTTCTTCAAGATTCTGTTCCCCGCCACGGTGCCCTACATCTTCACTGGCCTCAAGATTGGCATTGGTCTCTCCTGGTTGGCGATCGTAGCGGCTGAGATGCTTACCGGTGGCGTTGGCATCGGCTTCTTTATCTGGGATGCCTGGAATAGCTCCCGCATCAGCGAAATTATTTTGGCCCTGGTTTACGTCGGCGTGGTGGGATTACTCCTGGACAAGCTAGTCAACTACGTCGCTTCTCTGGTTGTTACTGAAGAACAGAAGTAA
- a CDS encoding CmpA/NrtA family ABC transporter substrate-binding protein, producing MTKFSRRKFILTAGVTAAGTLLAHGCTSSNSTDTAASTSPSAAPAVNVAAADAPEVTTAKLGFIALTDSAPLIIAKEKGLFEKYGMKDVQVAKQASWAATRDNIVLGSEGGGIDGAHILSPMPYLISEGKVTDGKKVPMYILARLNVNGQCISVANTYKDLKVGLQSNALKNAFAQAKSAGKETKCAVTFPGGTHDLWMRYWLAAGGLNPNEDASTIVVPPPQMVANMKVGNMEAFCVGEPWNAQLVNQGLGYSALTTGELWNNHPEKAFAMRAEWVDKHPKAAKALLMAVQEAQIWCDKAENKEEMCDILSQREWFKVPAKDIIERAQGRIDYGDGRVVENSPHIMKFWANNASYPYKSHDQWFLTENIRWGYFEPETDTKKLVDAVNREDIWREAAKALGQEAMTPKSPSRGVETFFDGVKFDPENPEAYLKSLQIKKVEV from the coding sequence ATGACGAAGTTTTCGAGACGGAAATTCATCTTGACAGCAGGCGTTACAGCCGCAGGTACTCTACTCGCCCACGGCTGTACGTCCTCTAATTCGACCGATACTGCTGCTAGCACTTCCCCCAGTGCTGCTCCTGCGGTTAATGTTGCCGCCGCCGATGCGCCAGAAGTCACCACGGCCAAGCTCGGCTTCATTGCCCTAACAGATTCTGCTCCCCTGATCATCGCTAAGGAAAAGGGTCTATTTGAGAAGTACGGCATGAAGGATGTCCAAGTGGCCAAGCAGGCTTCTTGGGCAGCGACCCGTGACAACATTGTGCTGGGTTCCGAGGGCGGCGGGATCGATGGCGCTCATATCCTGTCTCCGATGCCTTACCTAATTTCTGAAGGCAAAGTGACTGATGGCAAGAAAGTACCGATGTACATCTTGGCTCGGCTCAATGTCAACGGTCAGTGCATCTCCGTTGCCAATACCTACAAAGACTTGAAAGTGGGTTTGCAGAGCAATGCGCTCAAAAATGCCTTTGCTCAAGCTAAATCCGCTGGGAAAGAAACCAAGTGCGCCGTTACCTTCCCCGGTGGCACTCACGATCTGTGGATGCGCTACTGGCTCGCAGCGGGTGGCCTAAATCCCAATGAAGATGCTTCGACCATCGTGGTGCCACCGCCCCAAATGGTCGCCAACATGAAAGTCGGCAACATGGAAGCCTTCTGCGTTGGCGAACCTTGGAATGCTCAGCTCGTCAACCAAGGACTCGGCTACAGCGCTCTCACCACTGGAGAACTCTGGAATAACCACCCAGAAAAAGCCTTCGCCATGCGGGCTGAATGGGTTGATAAGCACCCTAAAGCAGCCAAGGCCCTCCTAATGGCAGTGCAAGAAGCCCAGATATGGTGCGACAAGGCAGAAAACAAAGAGGAGATGTGTGACATCCTCTCCCAACGGGAATGGTTCAAGGTTCCAGCCAAAGACATTATTGAGCGAGCCCAAGGCCGCATCGACTACGGAGATGGTCGAGTGGTTGAGAACAGCCCCCACATCATGAAGTTCTGGGCTAACAATGCTTCCTATCCTTACAAGAGCCATGACCAATGGTTCCTCACCGAAAATATTCGCTGGGGTTACTTTGAGCCAGAAACAGACACCAAGAAACTAGTCGATGCTGTGAACCGGGAAGACATCTGGCGGGAAGCGGCTAAGGCACTCGGTCAAGAAGCTATGACTCCTAAGAGCCCTTCTCGCGGTGTGGAAACCTTCTTTGATGGCGTCAAGTTTGACCCTGAGAATCCAGAAGCTTACCTCAAGAGTTTGCAAATCAAGAAAGTCGAAGTTTAA
- a CDS encoding HEAT repeat domain-containing protein — protein sequence MLEVLEKAQAAAQQADWPLLNQYLQQFSAAVKTTPQAEENGPTVAALKQILDLAIAALATGDFQSRWDLAKVFPTLAAAVGQIGQSVDWLIAPLIEIVQDDAAEVELRWFAIRILGQFNHPAVIKILVQLLQSEDTEAEELSEIAATTLASFGPDAIAALTELLADEQSRGLAVQALAQIRSRETIAPLSSVVEDPQVEVRSTAIEALSSFHDPQIAPILANALNDVAATVRREAVAGLALRADLAPDLDVVALLRDRLWDFNLAVCQQAATSLGRLGTPAAAAALWQVLQSAATPAVLQLEAVRALGWMQHPEALNYLHQALQLESLEVYQAVLTALGRVEAPELKPQAVEILLAALASQHPAVQQPHTQQAIALGLGQLGELAAVEPLIQLLATPDIGVQLHAIAALKQLAPEITHQKLQTLAADPEASLELKQGVAIALQEWQMTGIADSN from the coding sequence ATGTTAGAGGTTTTGGAAAAAGCTCAGGCTGCGGCACAACAAGCCGATTGGCCGCTACTGAATCAGTATTTGCAACAATTCTCTGCTGCTGTAAAAACGACTCCTCAAGCTGAGGAAAATGGGCCAACAGTAGCAGCGCTAAAGCAAATTCTAGATTTGGCGATCGCGGCTCTCGCGACGGGAGACTTCCAATCGCGCTGGGATCTAGCCAAAGTGTTTCCTACCTTAGCCGCAGCGGTTGGTCAGATTGGGCAAAGTGTAGATTGGTTAATTGCACCGTTGATCGAGATTGTGCAAGACGACGCAGCCGAGGTCGAACTGCGTTGGTTTGCAATCCGAATTCTAGGTCAGTTCAACCATCCAGCAGTCATCAAAATCTTGGTGCAGTTGCTGCAATCCGAGGATACAGAAGCGGAAGAGTTGAGTGAAATTGCCGCCACTACCTTGGCAAGTTTTGGCCCTGATGCGATCGCCGCTTTAACAGAACTACTAGCCGACGAGCAATCCAGAGGGTTGGCAGTGCAAGCCTTAGCTCAGATTCGCAGCCGTGAAACCATTGCTCCCTTATCCAGTGTGGTGGAGGACCCACAAGTAGAGGTGCGATCGACTGCGATCGAAGCATTAAGTAGTTTTCATGACCCACAGATTGCGCCGATTTTGGCCAATGCTCTCAATGATGTGGCGGCTACAGTCAGACGAGAGGCTGTGGCGGGTTTAGCGTTACGAGCCGATTTAGCCCCTGACCTTGATGTGGTAGCCCTCCTGCGCGATCGCCTGTGGGATTTTAATTTAGCGGTGTGTCAACAAGCAGCTACTTCCTTAGGGCGGTTGGGGACTCCCGCCGCCGCTGCCGCCTTGTGGCAAGTGTTGCAATCTGCGGCCACTCCTGCGGTCCTTCAGTTAGAAGCAGTACGAGCTTTGGGTTGGATGCAACATCCAGAAGCTTTGAACTACTTACACCAAGCGTTGCAGCTAGAGTCTCTAGAGGTTTATCAAGCGGTGCTCACGGCCCTAGGCCGAGTGGAAGCCCCTGAGTTAAAACCGCAAGCTGTCGAAATTTTATTGGCAGCCTTAGCAAGCCAACACCCTGCTGTGCAACAACCCCACACGCAACAAGCGATCGCTCTCGGCTTAGGGCAGTTAGGAGAACTGGCTGCTGTAGAACCCTTGATTCAACTATTGGCCACGCCAGATATCGGAGTGCAGTTGCACGCGATCGCAGCTCTAAAGCAATTAGCGCCTGAAATCACTCATCAAAAATTACAAACCCTGGCAGCAGATCCAGAAGCATCACTAGAACTAAAGCAGGGAGTAGCGATCGCTTTGCAAGAATGGCAAATGACTGGGATTGCTGATAGCAACTAA
- a CDS encoding molybdenum cofactor guanylyltransferase: protein MSLAAIVLAGGQSSRMGQDKALIPVQGVPLLRHVCDVAAECTNEIYVVTPWPQRYRELLPNTCRFVQERPLHQDIHPQGPLVGFAQGLAQVQTDWVLLLACDLPRLRGEVLQGWAQQLDTVPELAIAFVPYHAQGWDPLCGFYRRSCLPLLNAFISRGGRSFQRWLDHNEVQAIPDADKHMLFNCNTPNDLAALN from the coding sequence ATGTCACTCGCTGCCATTGTATTAGCCGGAGGTCAAAGCTCCCGGATGGGTCAAGACAAAGCCCTGATTCCGGTCCAGGGAGTACCACTGCTACGCCACGTTTGTGATGTTGCAGCCGAGTGCACTAACGAAATTTATGTAGTGACGCCTTGGCCACAGCGTTACCGTGAGCTATTGCCCAATACTTGTCGGTTTGTGCAAGAACGACCGCTGCATCAAGATATTCACCCCCAAGGCCCTTTAGTGGGATTTGCTCAAGGGTTAGCCCAGGTCCAAACAGATTGGGTTTTGTTGCTGGCTTGCGACCTGCCTCGGCTTAGGGGCGAAGTCTTGCAAGGTTGGGCGCAACAGTTAGATACAGTTCCAGAACTTGCGATCGCCTTTGTCCCGTACCATGCTCAAGGTTGGGACCCGCTGTGTGGGTTCTATCGCCGGAGTTGCTTGCCTCTCTTGAATGCTTTTATCAGCCGAGGCGGGCGATCGTTCCAACGGTGGCTAGACCACAATGAAGTGCAAGCCATTCCGGACGCTGACAAACACATGCTCTTTAACTGCAATACACCCAACGACTTAGCGGCTTTAAATTAA
- a CDS encoding formate/nitrite transporter family protein, with product MTKEAIATIISAARTKAELVENSLPKFLVLSVLAGIYVGFGVMLVFSIGAPLHAAGSPAVKALMGASFAVALSLVIFAGSELFTGNHMFMTIASLAKQVTWKDTWKVLGISFIGNLAGSLLLALLLVQSGLLAKGPIKNFVLEAVAGKMQAPFMELFFRGILCNILVCLAIWMAAKTKEDIAKLVLIFWCLFAFVGAGFEHSVANMTLMGLGLFIPHDPEQISWIGYVKNLIPVSLGNWVGGACLVGASYWYVGSDRPSRKTKKAKKLESVPSFETWETEPREKTTY from the coding sequence ATGACGAAAGAAGCGATCGCGACTATTATTAGTGCTGCCCGCACCAAAGCAGAACTGGTTGAAAACAGCTTGCCTAAATTCCTAGTTCTATCTGTATTGGCAGGAATTTATGTCGGCTTTGGAGTGATGCTGGTTTTTTCCATCGGCGCACCCTTGCATGCGGCTGGGTCACCCGCGGTTAAAGCTTTAATGGGAGCCTCATTTGCGGTCGCTTTGTCATTAGTTATTTTTGCTGGGTCCGAACTATTCACTGGCAATCATATGTTCATGACAATTGCCAGTCTCGCCAAACAAGTTACCTGGAAAGACACTTGGAAAGTCTTGGGAATCAGCTTTATTGGTAACTTGGCTGGCTCTCTGCTGCTAGCCCTGCTCTTGGTTCAATCTGGGCTTTTGGCTAAAGGACCGATCAAGAATTTTGTTTTAGAAGCTGTGGCTGGAAAAATGCAGGCTCCCTTTATGGAGCTATTTTTTCGCGGCATTCTTTGCAACATTTTGGTTTGTTTAGCCATTTGGATGGCCGCTAAGACTAAAGAGGATATCGCGAAGTTGGTGTTGATCTTCTGGTGTCTGTTTGCCTTCGTGGGGGCAGGGTTTGAACACAGCGTCGCCAACATGACCCTAATGGGATTAGGTCTCTTTATCCCCCATGATCCTGAGCAAATTTCTTGGATCGGATACGTCAAAAACCTGATTCCTGTCTCTCTGGGTAACTGGGTCGGCGGCGCTTGCCTGGTTGGAGCCTCTTACTGGTATGTAGGCAGCGATCGCCCATCTCGCAAAACCAAAAAAGCTAAAAAGTTGGAATCAGTGCCCAGTTTTGAAACTTGGGAAACAGAACCTAGAGAGAAAACAACTTATTAA
- a CDS encoding ubiquinol-cytochrome c reductase iron-sulfur subunit, translating to MDRRTFLTWVGVGGIASSLPVAIAACSNKTTTTSNETASTPAVNSGAVARADGFQPVGTVATLDQKGQLGDQKFVSGPLLVVRNPDSPDTLAAVNASCTHKACLVDWQAEQKVFVCLCHDSKFGTDGKVLQGPATEPLKTYETKLEGDTVLVKV from the coding sequence ATGGATCGTCGTACTTTTTTAACTTGGGTTGGCGTTGGTGGAATTGCCAGTTCTTTGCCAGTGGCGATCGCAGCTTGTTCTAACAAAACGACCACAACTTCCAACGAAACAGCATCCACTCCTGCGGTCAATTCAGGCGCGGTTGCTCGTGCAGATGGTTTTCAACCTGTAGGAACTGTGGCGACTTTAGACCAGAAAGGTCAGTTGGGCGATCAGAAGTTTGTTTCGGGGCCTTTGCTTGTGGTGCGTAATCCAGATAGCCCTGACACTTTAGCCGCAGTCAATGCTAGCTGTACTCACAAGGCCTGTCTCGTAGACTGGCAAGCCGAGCAGAAAGTTTTTGTTTGTCTTTGCCATGATTCTAAATTTGGTACGGATGGCAAAGTGTTGCAAGGACCTGCGACAGAGCCGCTCAAAACTTACGAGACAAAGCTGGAGGGAGATACAGTTTTAGTGAAAGTATAG
- a CDS encoding GGDEF domain-containing response regulator, translating to MKKILVIEDDLPVRENILELLEAEEFDVIGAENGAVGVQMARKHLPDLILCDVMMPELDGHGVLTTLRTDSATAAIPFIFLTAKADKTDFRQGMNLGADDYLTKPCTADELLGAIAARLQKQAAVTEQYTTALNQAQEQLNQLIRHDSLTGLPNRLALRERFTEILAQASQAGHLVTILLIHLNRFNRINDSMGYQVGDLLIQTMAERIVACLQPIDSVIRLNPEQFIVILSHSEQNQAAAVAQLVLDRLSIPFVLEGQEIFITTSIGITTRSDAADNVDLLIKQADAAMQTAQKQSGNHYEFYASGMTVGSLNQFLLEANLRHALERSEFQVYYQPKVSLVTGEIVGAEALIRWFSSSQGFVSPVEFIPLAEETGLIVPLDEWVMTTVCTQAKQWQLADLPPLQVAVNLSGLQFHQTDLTERVTQILQRTELEPQYLELELTESVIMQNTDATIKKLDQLKTLGIQIAIDDFGTGYSSLSYLKQFSFDTLKIDRCFVQNISCDSKNAAITTAMIQMAHDLDLKVIAEGVETNSELAFLQQQACDEMQGYFFSRPVPAPEFEQLLVTGKRLAD from the coding sequence ATGAAAAAAATTCTTGTAATTGAGGATGATCTCCCAGTTCGAGAAAACATCCTAGAACTATTAGAAGCCGAAGAGTTTGATGTCATTGGGGCAGAAAATGGTGCGGTAGGCGTGCAAATGGCTCGGAAACATCTACCAGACCTAATTCTTTGTGATGTGATGATGCCAGAGCTGGATGGTCATGGTGTGCTGACCACTTTACGGACCGATTCCGCCACAGCTGCGATTCCTTTCATCTTTTTGACAGCCAAAGCTGACAAAACTGACTTTCGCCAAGGCATGAATTTGGGAGCCGATGACTATTTGACCAAACCTTGCACTGCGGATGAGCTGCTAGGGGCGATCGCAGCACGCCTCCAAAAACAAGCCGCCGTCACCGAGCAGTACACCACCGCTTTGAATCAGGCGCAAGAGCAGCTCAATCAGTTAATTCGGCATGATAGCTTAACGGGCTTACCCAACCGCTTAGCCCTGCGAGAGCGATTTACGGAGATTTTGGCTCAAGCGAGCCAAGCGGGCCATCTAGTCACCATTCTGCTGATCCATCTGAATCGGTTTAATCGCATCAATGACAGCATGGGCTATCAAGTGGGGGACTTGCTGATTCAAACAATGGCGGAGCGGATTGTTGCTTGTCTGCAACCCATAGACAGCGTCATTCGCCTCAATCCAGAGCAATTTATTGTGATTCTGTCTCACTCCGAGCAAAATCAGGCGGCGGCAGTCGCCCAGCTCGTCCTAGACCGCCTATCTATTCCCTTTGTCTTGGAAGGACAGGAAATTTTTATCACGACCAGCATCGGTATTACTACTCGTAGCGACGCTGCTGACAATGTTGACCTGCTAATTAAGCAGGCTGATGCCGCCATGCAAACCGCGCAGAAACAGAGCGGCAACCACTATGAGTTTTATGCTTCTGGGATGACTGTCGGCTCTCTAAATCAGTTTCTGCTAGAAGCTAATTTGCGTCATGCCTTAGAGCGCTCAGAGTTTCAGGTTTACTACCAACCCAAGGTGAGCTTGGTCACGGGGGAAATTGTTGGAGCGGAAGCCTTAATTCGGTGGTTTTCTTCTAGTCAAGGCTTCGTCTCGCCTGTTGAGTTTATTCCTTTAGCTGAAGAAACAGGATTGATTGTGCCCTTAGATGAATGGGTGATGACAACAGTTTGTACCCAAGCTAAGCAATGGCAACTAGCCGATTTACCACCACTCCAGGTTGCAGTCAACTTGTCAGGTTTGCAATTTCACCAAACTGACCTCACGGAACGGGTAACCCAAATTTTGCAAAGAACTGAGCTGGAGCCGCAGTACCTAGAGCTTGAGCTGACTGAAAGTGTGATTATGCAAAATACCGATGCCACCATTAAAAAATTGGATCAGCTAAAAACGCTGGGAATTCAAATTGCCATTGATGACTTTGGGACTGGCTATTCTTCCTTGAGCTATTTAAAGCAGTTTTCCTTTGATACCCTCAAAATCGATCGCTGCTTTGTGCAAAATATTAGCTGTGATTCTAAAAATGCTGCCATTACCACTGCCATGATCCAGATGGCTCACGATCTTGACTTAAAAGTAATTGCAGAAGGCGTTGAGACCAACTCAGAGCTAGCTTTTTTACAGCAGCAAGCCTGTGATGAAATGCAAGGATATTTCTTTAGTCGGCCTGTTCCAGCTCCTGAGTTTGAGCAGTTACTCGTGACTGGTAAGCGGCTCGCTGATTAA
- a CDS encoding CsbD family protein — MSIEDRAKAVAKNIEGKVQEAVGNVTGDPKDLAEGQAKQNQAAAMHTVEDMKDHAKRLIDHA, encoded by the coding sequence ATGAGTATTGAGGATAGAGCTAAAGCTGTTGCTAAAAACATTGAAGGTAAAGTTCAAGAAGCAGTTGGCAATGTAACAGGCGATCCTAAAGACCTAGCCGAAGGACAGGCCAAACAGAATCAAGCCGCTGCTATGCACACGGTAGAAGACATGAAAGATCATGCTAAACGGCTGATCGATCATGCTTAA
- a CDS encoding ferredoxin--nitrite reductase — MTTAATNPATGSNKFEKLKAEKDGLEVKKELDRFAQIGWEAMDETDRDYRLKWLGVFFRPVTPGKFMLRMRIPNGILTSGQVRVLGEVLQRYGEDGTGDITTRQNIQLRGIRIEDLPDIFRRFEEAGLTSIQSGMDNVRNITGSPVAGIDADELIDTRGIVRKVQDMITNNGEGNPSFTNLPRKFNIAIAGCRDNSVHAEINDIAFVPAYKNNNLGFNVLVGGFFSAKRCEAAIPMNVWVDPRDVVALCEAILLVYRNHGLRANRQKARLMWLIDEWGLDKFRSEVEQQMGHALQTAAPKDEIVWDKRDHVGIHAQKQPGLNYVGLHVPVGRLYAQDMFDLARLAEVYGSGEVRLSVEQNVIVPNIPDSRLGPFLKEPLLQRFTADPAPLSRSLVSCTGSQFCNFALIETKNRAAALIQELDSELSLPKSVRIHWTGCPNSCGQPQVADIGLMGTKVRKDGKTVEGVDLYMGGKVGKHAVLGTCVQKSIPCEDLKPFLTNLLIQNFGAQIRTTPLKTSAQIQFSVEDEVVASPVAAVNVPAASSYQPVAVATPVPSAPPAPPAQPAIASFAKSGKEVACTEADTLLDVATQAGVELDSSCQAGTCGTCKQKLLEGQVRYEGEPDALDASEQAAGWILTCIAHPIGKVVIDA; from the coding sequence ATGACAACCGCAGCAACCAATCCAGCGACTGGAAGCAATAAATTTGAGAAACTCAAAGCTGAAAAAGACGGTTTAGAGGTCAAAAAAGAACTTGATCGCTTTGCTCAAATTGGCTGGGAAGCGATGGATGAAACCGATCGCGACTACCGCCTCAAATGGTTGGGTGTGTTCTTCCGACCTGTCACTCCTGGCAAGTTTATGTTGCGGATGCGGATTCCCAACGGCATCCTCACTAGCGGCCAAGTCCGAGTCCTCGGCGAAGTACTCCAGCGCTATGGCGAAGATGGCACTGGTGACATCACCACTCGGCAAAATATTCAGTTGCGCGGCATCCGCATCGAAGATTTACCCGATATCTTCCGTCGCTTCGAGGAAGCGGGCCTCACCAGTATCCAGTCTGGCATGGACAACGTCCGCAACATTACAGGCTCTCCCGTTGCAGGGATTGATGCAGACGAGTTAATCGACACTCGCGGCATCGTCCGTAAAGTGCAGGACATGATCACCAATAACGGTGAAGGCAATCCCTCCTTTACCAACCTGCCTCGGAAATTCAACATTGCGATCGCGGGCTGCCGAGATAACTCAGTCCACGCGGAAATCAACGACATCGCCTTTGTCCCCGCCTACAAAAACAACAACCTAGGCTTCAATGTTTTAGTCGGTGGCTTCTTCTCCGCCAAACGTTGCGAAGCAGCAATCCCCATGAATGTCTGGGTTGATCCCCGCGATGTGGTGGCTCTGTGTGAAGCGATTCTCTTGGTCTATCGCAACCACGGTCTACGGGCCAATCGCCAAAAAGCGCGCTTGATGTGGCTGATTGATGAGTGGGGTCTCGACAAGTTCCGCTCAGAAGTTGAGCAACAAATGGGTCATGCGCTCCAGACGGCTGCTCCCAAAGATGAGATTGTCTGGGATAAGCGTGACCATGTCGGCATTCACGCTCAGAAGCAACCCGGACTAAATTATGTGGGGCTACATGTTCCGGTAGGCCGCCTCTACGCCCAAGATATGTTCGACTTAGCGCGTCTCGCCGAAGTCTATGGCAGTGGAGAGGTTCGCCTCAGTGTTGAACAAAATGTGATTGTTCCCAATATTCCTGATTCTCGCTTAGGCCCCTTCCTGAAAGAACCTCTGCTGCAACGCTTTACCGCTGATCCTGCGCCGCTCTCGCGATCGCTGGTTTCCTGCACGGGGTCCCAGTTCTGCAACTTTGCCCTGATTGAAACCAAGAACCGCGCCGCAGCCCTAATTCAAGAATTGGATTCAGAACTCTCTTTGCCGAAATCGGTGCGGATTCACTGGACAGGTTGCCCCAACTCCTGCGGTCAACCTCAAGTGGCTGACATTGGCCTCATGGGGACTAAAGTTCGCAAAGATGGCAAAACGGTGGAAGGCGTAGACCTCTACATGGGTGGCAAGGTTGGCAAACATGCCGTCTTAGGCACCTGTGTACAGAAATCCATTCCTTGCGAAGATCTCAAACCATTTCTCACGAATCTCCTGATCCAAAACTTTGGCGCTCAAATCCGCACGACTCCCCTAAAAACTTCTGCTCAAATTCAATTTTCTGTAGAAGATGAGGTAGTTGCTAGCCCGGTTGCGGCTGTCAATGTCCCTGCGGCATCCAGCTATCAACCTGTGGCAGTGGCAACGCCAGTTCCCTCAGCTCCCCCTGCTCCTCCCGCTCAACCTGCGATCGCTAGCTTTGCTAAGTCTGGCAAAGAAGTTGCTTGCACAGAAGCAGATACGTTATTGGATGTGGCAACTCAAGCAGGAGTAGAGCTAGATAGCAGTTGTCAGGCGGGTACCTGTGGCACTTGCAAGCAAAAACTGCTGGAAGGACAAGTGCGATATGAAGGTGAACCGGATGCATTGGATGCCAGTGAGCAAGCAGCAGGTTGGATTCTGACCTGTATTGCTCATCCCATCGGCAAGGTTGTGATTGATGCTTGA